From Candidatus Manganitrophus morganii, the proteins below share one genomic window:
- a CDS encoding GGDEF domain-containing protein: MQLDRSETSLETLFVLVSLFLILLIGATPWWVDLYQTGSFFQSRRDLFSNIVSTSLNLVMVFLLIYLFIQRTKLQQSRTMELQRLSMTDHLTEIYNSRFFHHRLGKEVERANRQKEVFSLLFLDIDGFKKYNDSYGHAAGDSVLKEAGQIILRMIREGVDCGARYGGDEFSVILIDTDLEAAMEIGERIRLAFHQHRNGNISLSMGVAVFKRGDTPERLLKRADDAMYRAKRKGGNRIESESGWTYSRYDKTA, from the coding sequence ATGCAATTAGACAGATCGGAAACAAGCTTGGAGACTCTCTTTGTTCTCGTGAGTCTCTTCCTCATTCTCTTGATCGGAGCCACCCCTTGGTGGGTTGATCTCTATCAAACCGGATCTTTCTTCCAATCAAGAAGAGACCTCTTCTCGAATATTGTAAGCACCTCTTTAAATCTGGTCATGGTCTTTCTTCTGATTTATCTCTTTATCCAGCGGACCAAGCTGCAGCAATCCCGAACGATGGAGCTGCAACGGCTCTCCATGACCGACCACCTGACGGAAATCTACAACTCCCGCTTCTTCCATCACCGGCTCGGGAAAGAGGTGGAGCGGGCCAATCGCCAAAAAGAGGTCTTCTCCCTTCTCTTTCTCGATATCGACGGCTTTAAGAAATATAACGATTCTTATGGGCACGCGGCCGGCGATTCCGTTTTGAAAGAGGCCGGCCAGATTATCTTGCGGATGATCCGGGAGGGGGTCGATTGCGGGGCGCGCTACGGCGGGGATGAGTTCTCTGTGATCTTGATCGATACCGATCTGGAGGCGGCGATGGAGATCGGCGAGCGGATCCGGCTCGCCTTCCATCAACATCGAAACGGGAACATCTCATTAAGTATGGGGGTGGCGGTTTTCAAACGGGGGGATACCCCCGAGCGGCTCTTGAAACGGGCCGACGACGCGATGTACCGGGCCAAGCGGAAGGGGGGGAATCGCATCGAGTCCGAATCGGGATGGACCTACTCCCGCTACGATAAAACCGCTTAA
- a CDS encoding sulfite exporter TauE/SafE family protein: MIEYLALFLISLAASFHCVGMCGGIAGMHHAWMGSSRGRTVHLLLYHGGRIGTYLSVGALFGAFGTLLLGTQRLLSLMTGSVIIWISVMALFFSPGKGLPFLAGIFASLFGWVKGREGWAASFCFGIFHGLLPCSLVYAFAAKAASTGSVSAGLFTMISFGLGTVPALLFSAKLLSFFSPAVRARFISAGTLFLLILGVITLLRAFIPFHPGHEGRF; encoded by the coding sequence GTGATCGAATACCTGGCATTGTTCCTGATCAGCCTGGCCGCCTCTTTCCATTGCGTCGGGATGTGCGGCGGCATCGCGGGGATGCACCATGCATGGATGGGAAGTTCTCGCGGTCGGACGGTTCACCTCCTCCTCTACCATGGCGGGCGGATTGGAACCTACCTCTCCGTCGGCGCGCTGTTCGGGGCGTTTGGAACCTTGCTGCTCGGGACGCAGCGGCTGCTGTCGCTCATGACCGGGAGTGTGATCATCTGGATTTCGGTGATGGCGCTTTTTTTCTCCCCGGGAAAGGGGCTCCCGTTTCTGGCGGGGATCTTCGCTTCGCTCTTCGGGTGGGTGAAGGGGAGAGAGGGGTGGGCGGCCTCCTTCTGCTTTGGGATCTTTCATGGTCTTCTCCCTTGCTCATTGGTCTACGCTTTCGCCGCAAAGGCGGCGAGCACCGGATCGGTTTCGGCCGGGCTCTTCACGATGATCAGCTTCGGATTGGGAACCGTCCCGGCGCTTCTCTTTTCGGCCAAGCTGCTCTCTTTTTTTTCTCCCGCTGTTCGCGCCCGATTCATCTCGGCGGGAACCCTCTTCCTGTTGATCCTGGGGGTGATCACACTATTGCGTGCATTCATCCCGTTTCATCCCGGACATGAGGGGAGGTTTTGA
- a CDS encoding cation-translocating P-type ATPase: protein MKRPLHCRHCRLPIRSGRSDPDPFCCYGCRLAFRIVGEQGEGGEAAFLLARLALGALLSMNIMTFSLLLYGKAIPREVIPSFHLLLFLHATPLTFLLGVPFFRGLLQEAKRLAFGMDSLIALGAGAAYLYSTFAWLTGEEGVYFDIGAMILVLVTLGRFLEATARAQAADGIKRLLSLSPPTATVLIGGREIRKPAEAVQMGEILRVRPGEQIPVDGAVIEGGATEGALVDESMLTGEARPVEKGIGDRVYAATLNGEAPLMIRATAPLAGSLFSQMISLMGKAQQARGEMARMADRISSFFIPVVLLCAAGTALFWWRRAGGTAALFNSLAVLLVACPCALGLATPMVISVGIGRAAREGILIRSSRVFEVLPKVSTLFFDKTGTLTEGKPILLSILLPAWGSVRPEPLLAVGASLAQPSEHLLARSLAAAGMERGIPLYPTAGFKNHPGLGITGQVKIDGDGKWVWLGSRRWMKENGLLFDSLLEEESRCAASAGKSLVFCGWEGRVHGAFVFGDRLRTESAEAVSLLRKEGFSVHLLSGDQKQAAEEIGKRLPGCAIHAERLPHEKCEEIGRVKKRGAAVAMVGDGINDAAALAEADIGVAIGSGSDVAKETADVSLVQTDLRRIAWLIRFTKRASRTIKQNLFWAFFYNIIGVGFAMAGMLQPVLAALAMIASSLLVIWNSLRLRGFQ, encoded by the coding sequence ATGAAGAGACCGCTCCATTGCCGGCATTGCCGGCTGCCGATCCGCTCCGGCCGATCCGATCCCGACCCCTTTTGTTGTTACGGCTGCCGGCTTGCTTTCCGGATCGTCGGCGAGCAGGGGGAGGGGGGCGAAGCCGCTTTTCTCCTTGCCCGGCTGGCGCTCGGCGCGCTCCTCTCCATGAACATCATGACCTTCAGTCTTCTCCTCTACGGAAAAGCGATCCCGCGGGAGGTGATCCCTTCGTTTCATCTTCTTCTTTTTCTTCACGCAACGCCGTTGACGTTTCTTCTCGGGGTTCCTTTTTTCAGGGGCCTTCTTCAAGAGGCGAAGCGCCTCGCGTTCGGGATGGATAGCCTGATCGCCCTGGGGGCCGGCGCGGCGTACCTCTACTCGACCTTCGCCTGGCTGACCGGAGAGGAAGGGGTCTATTTCGATATCGGAGCGATGATTCTGGTACTGGTGACCCTCGGCCGGTTTCTCGAAGCGACCGCCCGCGCGCAGGCGGCCGACGGGATCAAGCGGCTCCTCTCCCTTTCCCCGCCGACGGCAACGGTTCTGATCGGCGGCAGAGAAATTCGAAAGCCGGCCGAAGCCGTCCAAATGGGAGAGATCCTCCGGGTCCGTCCGGGAGAACAGATCCCGGTTGATGGAGCGGTGATCGAAGGAGGCGCGACGGAAGGGGCGCTGGTCGATGAGTCGATGCTGACCGGCGAGGCGCGCCCGGTCGAGAAGGGGATAGGAGACCGGGTTTATGCCGCCACGCTGAATGGAGAGGCCCCTCTGATGATCCGCGCGACCGCCCCGCTGGCCGGGTCACTTTTCAGCCAGATGATCTCTTTGATGGGAAAGGCGCAGCAGGCGCGCGGGGAGATGGCGCGGATGGCCGATCGCATCTCCTCGTTCTTCATCCCGGTGGTGCTCCTCTGCGCGGCCGGAACCGCCCTGTTCTGGTGGCGGCGGGCCGGTGGGACGGCGGCCCTCTTCAATTCACTCGCCGTTCTCCTCGTCGCCTGTCCCTGCGCCTTGGGGTTGGCGACGCCGATGGTGATCTCGGTCGGAATCGGCCGGGCGGCGCGAGAGGGGATTTTGATCCGGTCGAGCCGTGTCTTTGAAGTCTTGCCGAAGGTATCTACCCTTTTCTTCGATAAAACCGGAACCCTCACCGAGGGAAAGCCGATTCTTCTCTCGATTCTCCTTCCCGCGTGGGGGAGCGTCCGTCCGGAGCCCCTTCTGGCCGTCGGCGCCTCCTTGGCGCAGCCGTCGGAGCATCTGCTGGCCCGATCGCTTGCTGCCGCCGGCATGGAGCGGGGGATCCCGCTCTATCCGACGGCCGGATTCAAAAACCACCCCGGCCTCGGCATAACGGGCCAGGTGAAGATCGACGGCGACGGGAAATGGGTTTGGCTCGGAAGCCGGCGGTGGATGAAGGAGAATGGCCTTCTCTTCGACTCACTCCTGGAGGAAGAGAGCCGCTGCGCCGCTTCGGCGGGGAAGAGTCTCGTCTTTTGCGGATGGGAGGGAAGGGTTCATGGGGCTTTCGTTTTTGGTGATCGTCTTCGCACGGAGTCGGCGGAGGCGGTCTCTCTTCTCCGGAAGGAGGGCTTTTCCGTCCACCTGTTGAGCGGAGATCAAAAACAAGCAGCCGAAGAGATCGGAAAACGTCTCCCCGGGTGCGCCATCCATGCCGAGCGGCTTCCCCATGAAAAATGCGAAGAGATCGGCCGGGTGAAAAAAAGAGGAGCGGCCGTCGCGATGGTCGGCGATGGAATCAACGATGCCGCCGCCCTTGCCGAGGCCGACATCGGCGTCGCCATCGGATCGGGGAGCGATGTTGCGAAAGAAACCGCCGACGTCAGCCTCGTCCAGACCGATCTTCGAAGAATCGCCTGGCTGATCCGTTTTACAAAAAGGGCTTCACGCACGATCAAACAAAATCTTTTCTGGGCTTTCTTCTACAACATCATCGGCGTCGGCTTTGCGATGGCCGGGATGCTCCAACCGGTCCTCGCCGCTCTGGCGATGATTGCCAGCAGCTTGCTGGTGATTTGGAACAGCCTCCGGCTGAGGGGATTTCAATGA
- a CDS encoding NAD-dependent epimerase yields MKVLVTGAAGFIGFHLSSRLLSQGHEVVGLDNLNDYYDVSLKQARLKQLEGHSNFRLVKADLADRPKMEEVFRNDRYERVFHLAAQAGVRYSLTNPHVYIESNLVGFLHILEGCRQAQVPHLIYASSSSVYGANTQMPFSVHDRVDHPVSLYAATKKANELMAHTYSHLYRIPTTGLRFFTVYGPWGRPDMALFLFSKAILTGKPIELFNFGKMERDFTYIDDIIEGVVRVGEKIPAPDPNWSSRNPDPATSSAPYRIFNIGNNNPVALLKLLDTLEQCLGKKGERRLVPIQPGDVPATYADVDDLMKEVGFKPATPIEEGVRRFVDWYRGYYRSERP; encoded by the coding sequence TTGAAAGTTCTAGTTACCGGCGCGGCCGGGTTCATCGGCTTCCATCTCTCATCGCGGCTCCTCTCCCAAGGGCACGAGGTGGTCGGCCTCGATAACTTAAACGATTATTATGATGTTTCTCTGAAACAGGCCCGGCTCAAGCAGCTTGAAGGCCATTCGAACTTTCGGTTGGTAAAGGCCGATCTGGCGGATCGGCCCAAGATGGAAGAGGTATTCCGGAACGACCGATATGAGCGGGTCTTCCATCTCGCGGCCCAAGCGGGGGTCCGCTACAGCCTCACTAACCCGCATGTCTATATCGAAAGCAACCTGGTTGGATTTCTCCATATCCTGGAGGGGTGCCGCCAAGCGCAGGTCCCCCACCTGATTTATGCCTCTTCCAGCTCAGTTTACGGCGCCAACACACAGATGCCATTTTCGGTCCACGACCGGGTCGATCACCCGGTTTCGCTTTATGCCGCTACCAAGAAGGCAAACGAGTTGATGGCCCATACTTATTCTCACCTCTATCGTATTCCGACCACCGGTCTTCGCTTTTTCACCGTCTACGGTCCGTGGGGACGGCCCGATATGGCGCTCTTTCTTTTCAGCAAGGCGATCCTGACGGGAAAGCCGATCGAGCTCTTCAACTTCGGAAAGATGGAGCGCGATTTTACCTACATCGATGACATCATTGAAGGGGTGGTTCGCGTGGGGGAGAAAATTCCGGCCCCCGATCCGAACTGGAGCAGCCGAAACCCCGATCCGGCCACCAGTTCCGCCCCATATCGAATCTTCAATATCGGAAACAATAACCCGGTTGCACTTCTCAAACTCCTCGATACGCTTGAACAGTGTCTGGGGAAAAAAGGGGAGCGGCGGCTGGTTCCGATTCAGCCGGGAGATGTTCCGGCGACCTATGCCGATGTCGATGATCTGATGAAGGAGGTCGGATTCAAGCCGGCGACCCCGATTGAAGAAGGGGTCCGACGCTTCGTTGATTGGTATCGCGGCTACTATCGGTCTGAACGTCCTTAG
- the ligD gene encoding non-homologous end-joining DNA ligase yields the protein MGLKPYRKKRNFEKTPEPVPAVKPARIKRTPPPEGSPLTVEEFLSMKNPTGDVIVEIDGARVALTHLERVYWPAERITKFELLCYYIRVFPFIDPFLQNRPAILQRYPRGIAAPKFFQHDLQSAPSYLRSARMRNEEGREIDYAVYSGLASLLHLVNLGTIEHHPWHSTVDRIDRPDWLVIDLDPGGAPWESVLRTARVTRAVFGGWGLSVYPKTSGSSGIHLYLPLEPIYDYDTVALFAEVVANEVALRVPEIATVARTPSARKKGQVYVDWLQNARGKSVIAPYSARAKGGATVSMPVTWEEINQEVRIADFTIRNVPKRLKTERDRWSGFFDHRQRLPGRPMRKGKQAA from the coding sequence ATGGGACTCAAGCCTTACCGAAAAAAGCGAAATTTCGAAAAAACGCCCGAGCCGGTCCCTGCCGTGAAGCCGGCCCGGATCAAGCGGACCCCCCCTCCAGAAGGGTCCCCTTTGACGGTTGAAGAATTTCTCTCCATGAAGAATCCCACCGGCGATGTGATCGTCGAGATCGACGGCGCCCGTGTCGCCCTCACCCATCTCGAGCGGGTCTACTGGCCGGCGGAGCGAATCACCAAATTCGAGTTGCTTTGCTATTACATTCGCGTTTTTCCGTTCATCGATCCTTTTCTTCAAAACCGGCCCGCCATTTTGCAGCGGTATCCCCGCGGCATCGCCGCGCCGAAATTTTTCCAACATGATCTTCAAAGCGCACCGAGCTACTTGCGGAGCGCCCGGATGCGGAACGAAGAGGGGAGAGAGATCGACTACGCCGTTTACTCCGGGCTTGCCTCGCTCCTTCACCTGGTGAATCTCGGGACGATCGAGCATCACCCCTGGCATTCGACGGTTGATCGAATCGACCGTCCCGATTGGTTGGTGATCGATCTCGATCCGGGCGGCGCTCCCTGGGAGAGCGTATTGAGGACGGCGCGGGTGACGCGCGCGGTTTTCGGCGGCTGGGGCCTTTCCGTTTATCCAAAGACCTCCGGGTCGTCGGGGATCCATCTCTATCTTCCTTTGGAGCCGATTTACGACTACGATACGGTGGCATTGTTCGCCGAAGTGGTTGCAAACGAAGTAGCCCTCCGTGTTCCGGAAATTGCGACGGTCGCGCGGACCCCGTCGGCGCGTAAAAAAGGACAAGTCTATGTCGATTGGCTTCAGAACGCGCGGGGGAAGTCGGTGATCGCACCTTATAGCGCTCGGGCCAAAGGGGGGGCGACGGTTTCGATGCCGGTCACCTGGGAGGAGATCAATCAGGAGGTGCGAATCGCCGATTTCACAATTCGAAATGTGCCGAAACGATTGAAGACCGAAAGGGATCGGTGGAGCGGATTCTTCGATCATCGGCAACGACTTCCGGGCCGTCCGATGAGGAAAGGAAAACAGGCGGCCTGA
- a CDS encoding SDR family oxidoreductase has translation MEEKRKVQRPAQRQERQPGIEAEMTPQPKSKERGYRGSGKLQGKAALITGGDSGIGRAVAIAYAKEGADVAISYLNEHQDAEETRRLIEKEGRRCITMAGDIGEEAFCRRIVDETVKGFGHLDILVNNAAEQHPQEGIEKISAEQLERTFRTNIFSYFFVTKAALPHLREGSAIINTTSVTAYKGSPHLLDYSATKGAIVAFTRSLSQALIARGIRVNGVAPGPIWTPLIPAEAKSPQHVAEFGSNVPMERAGEPDEVAPSYVFLASEDASYYAGQVLHPNGGVVVNA, from the coding sequence ATGGAAGAGAAAAGGAAAGTGCAACGTCCGGCGCAGCGCCAGGAGCGCCAGCCGGGGATTGAAGCGGAGATGACGCCGCAACCGAAATCAAAGGAACGGGGTTATCGCGGAAGCGGCAAGCTGCAGGGGAAAGCGGCGTTGATCACCGGCGGCGACAGCGGAATCGGCCGGGCGGTGGCGATCGCCTACGCGAAGGAAGGAGCCGATGTCGCCATCAGCTATCTCAACGAACATCAAGATGCGGAGGAGACCCGGCGCCTGATCGAAAAAGAAGGGCGCCGCTGTATCACGATGGCCGGGGATATCGGGGAGGAGGCCTTCTGCCGTCGGATCGTCGATGAAACGGTGAAGGGGTTCGGCCATCTCGATATTCTGGTGAACAATGCCGCCGAACAGCACCCGCAGGAGGGGATCGAGAAGATCAGCGCCGAACAACTCGAGCGGACCTTCCGGACGAATATCTTTTCATACTTTTTTGTGACCAAGGCGGCCCTCCCGCACCTGAGAGAAGGGAGCGCCATCATCAACACCACCTCGGTCACCGCCTACAAAGGGAGCCCGCACCTGCTCGACTATTCGGCGACAAAAGGGGCGATCGTCGCTTTCACTCGGTCGCTCTCTCAGGCGCTCATCGCGCGGGGGATTCGGGTCAACGGGGTCGCCCCCGGTCCGATCTGGACGCCGCTGATCCCGGCAGAGGCGAAATCGCCCCAGCATGTCGCTGAATTCGGGAGCAATGTGCCGATGGAGCGGGCCGGCGAGCCGGATGAAGTGGCGCCGAGTTATGTCTTTCTCGCCTCGGAGGACGCCTCGTATTATGCGGGGCAGGTGCTCCATCCCAACGGCGGCGTCGTGGTCAATGCCTGA
- a CDS encoding M3 family oligoendopeptidase: protein MKESGLPTWNLSDLYQGIDDLKIEADLRDSLQQAERFEQQYRGRILSGEMTGKRFFEALEELESIRERVDRVLAYAYLVFAADTQNPKHGALLQRTQERFTELQRHLLFFELEWTAVPEKKAEEGMQAPELSRYRHFLESIRKWAPHRLSEAEEKILEEKANTGIRAFQRLFDETINQIQFQVDIGGERRLLAEQEALALLYEPQREVRRAAAKGLTEGLERNASLFTFIFNQIVADHASDDRLRRFPDPMASRNLSNEIEPAAVDALLAACESFYGLVARYYRLKKAQLGLDQLYDYDRYAPMTARSEPIPFDKAKGQVLSAFTDFSPQVAEIASLFFEKHWIDAPVRPGKRGGAFSHGTVPSVHPYVFVNYLGNPRDVMTLAHELGHGVHQWVSRRQNYFNFDTPLTTAETASVFAEMLVFHRLQSEEQDPKKRLALLMEKLEESFATIFRQVVLCRFEQRAHAARRTEGELGPDRINQLWLSENRAMFGDALTLTDDYRWWWMYISHFIHSPFYTYAYAFGHLLVLALYHQYREEGETFVPKYLELLSAGGSQPPNQLIQEKIGLDITKRDFWQGGLRFLEQMVEEAEHLVEKNKG, encoded by the coding sequence TTGAAAGAGTCCGGATTGCCGACTTGGAATTTGAGCGATTTGTATCAAGGGATCGATGATCTCAAAATCGAGGCCGATCTCCGCGATTCGCTCCAGCAGGCCGAGCGGTTCGAGCAACAATATCGGGGCCGCATTCTTTCGGGCGAGATGACCGGAAAGCGTTTTTTCGAAGCGCTGGAAGAGTTGGAATCGATTCGGGAGCGGGTCGATCGGGTTCTTGCTTATGCTTACCTTGTTTTTGCCGCCGACACGCAGAATCCTAAACATGGGGCGCTGCTTCAGCGAACGCAGGAGCGTTTTACCGAACTTCAGCGTCATCTCCTCTTTTTTGAATTGGAATGGACCGCGGTTCCGGAGAAGAAAGCCGAGGAAGGGATGCAAGCGCCCGAGCTATCGAGGTATCGTCACTTTTTAGAGTCGATCCGAAAATGGGCGCCGCATCGGCTCTCGGAGGCCGAAGAAAAAATCTTGGAGGAAAAGGCGAACACCGGCATCCGCGCCTTCCAGCGGCTCTTTGATGAAACGATCAATCAGATTCAATTTCAGGTCGACATCGGCGGAGAGCGCCGTTTACTCGCCGAGCAAGAGGCGCTCGCCTTGCTTTACGAGCCGCAGCGCGAGGTCCGGCGAGCGGCGGCGAAAGGGTTGACCGAGGGGTTGGAGCGAAACGCCTCCCTCTTTACATTCATCTTCAATCAAATTGTGGCCGATCATGCCAGCGATGACCGGCTGCGCCGTTTCCCCGACCCGATGGCCTCCCGGAATTTATCGAACGAAATCGAGCCTGCCGCGGTCGATGCGCTTCTCGCCGCCTGCGAATCCTTCTACGGCTTGGTCGCTCGCTATTATCGATTGAAGAAAGCGCAACTCGGTCTGGATCAGCTCTACGACTACGACCGTTATGCTCCGATGACTGCCAGGTCGGAGCCGATCCCGTTCGATAAGGCAAAGGGACAGGTTCTCTCGGCTTTTACCGACTTCTCGCCTCAGGTGGCTGAAATCGCCTCTCTTTTCTTCGAGAAACATTGGATCGATGCCCCCGTTCGCCCCGGTAAGCGGGGAGGGGCTTTCAGCCACGGCACCGTTCCGAGCGTCCATCCGTATGTCTTCGTCAATTATCTCGGGAACCCCCGTGATGTGATGACCCTCGCGCACGAGCTCGGGCATGGGGTGCATCAGTGGGTGTCGCGCCGGCAAAATTACTTCAACTTCGATACGCCGCTCACCACCGCAGAGACCGCCAGCGTCTTCGCCGAGATGCTTGTCTTTCATCGATTGCAGAGCGAAGAACAAGACCCGAAAAAGAGGTTGGCGCTCCTGATGGAAAAACTCGAAGAGAGTTTTGCAACGATTTTCCGGCAAGTGGTCCTCTGCCGATTTGAGCAGAGGGCGCATGCGGCGCGAAGGACGGAGGGAGAACTCGGCCCGGATCGAATCAATCAACTTTGGCTCTCGGAGAACCGTGCGATGTTCGGCGACGCGTTGACGCTGACCGATGATTATCGATGGTGGTGGATGTACATCTCCCATTTCATTCACTCCCCTTTTTATACCTACGCCTACGCTTTCGGACACCTGCTTGTCCTCGCTTTGTATCATCAATATAGGGAAGAGGGAGAGACCTTCGTCCCGAAATATCTCGAGCTTCTCTCGGCCGGAGGCTCGCAACCGCCTAATCAATTAATCCAGGAAAAAATCGGACTGGATATTACGAAGCGTGACTTCTGGCAAGGAGGACTCCGTTTCCTGGAGCAAATGGTGGAAGAGGCGGAACATCTTGTCGAGAAAAACAAAGGATAG
- a CDS encoding DUF2892 domain-containing protein has translation MSEHPEEQVNNDINVGKVERWLSAVGGGGLIAYGLKRRTWPGFALALVGGALVHRGVTGHCYAYQAIGANTAGKRQLTEKERGGAGFKEEESAGGAIEVEKSITIDLPPETLYPLWKNLQNLPRFFDTIESVREENNGRSYWVAGPGTGTQLEWEAHLIEDHPNAAISWGAGEGGEAEIISVRFEADPNGAGTRVRLFLKYDPAHSLLGAAFARLFGDVPEEALERSLNQFKRLIVTGEISEAA, from the coding sequence ATGTCGGAACATCCGGAGGAGCAGGTGAACAATGATATCAATGTCGGGAAGGTGGAGCGATGGCTCTCGGCGGTCGGCGGCGGAGGACTCATTGCCTATGGCTTGAAACGTCGCACGTGGCCCGGTTTCGCATTGGCCCTTGTCGGCGGGGCGCTGGTGCACCGCGGGGTCACGGGGCACTGTTACGCCTATCAAGCGATCGGGGCGAACACGGCAGGGAAGCGACAGCTGACGGAGAAGGAGAGGGGAGGAGCGGGATTCAAAGAAGAGGAATCGGCCGGTGGTGCAATCGAAGTGGAGAAGAGCATCACCATCGATCTGCCGCCGGAGACGCTTTATCCGCTATGGAAGAACCTGCAAAACCTCCCTCGATTTTTCGATACGATTGAGTCGGTCCGCGAGGAGAACAACGGCCGTTCCTACTGGGTGGCCGGACCCGGCACCGGCACCCAATTGGAATGGGAAGCGCATTTGATCGAAGATCATCCGAACGCGGCGATCAGCTGGGGGGCGGGCGAAGGGGGAGAGGCGGAGATCATCTCGGTTCGTTTTGAAGCCGACCCGAACGGGGCCGGGACGCGTGTCCGGCTCTTCCTCAAATATGATCCGGCGCACAGCCTCTTGGGGGCGGCGTTTGCCCGCCTGTTCGGTGATGTCCCGGAGGAGGCGTTGGAGCGAAGCCTCAACCAGTTCAAACGGCTCATTGTGACGGGGGAGATATCCGAGGCGGCCTGA
- the tviB gene encoding Vi polysaccharide biosynthesis UDP-N-acetylglucosamine C-6 dehydrogenase TviB, which translates to MTATKLEDRITIAIIGLGYVGLPLAVEFGKKFKTIGFDINAKRIEALEKGFDATLEVSEEALRAAEKLVYTTDRQGIKACNFFIITVPTPIDAHKRPDLTPVVKATESVGAVLKKGDIVVYESTVYPGVTEEICVPILEEKSGLKFNHDFFAGYSPERINPGDKEHTVTKILKVVSGSTPETLEIVDAVYRSIIIAGTHRAESIRVAEAAKVIENTQRDVNIALINELALLFSRLGIDTEAVLRAAGTKWNFLKFSPGLVGGHCIGVDPYYLTHKAQEVGYHPEVILAGRRINDGMGSHVAEQVVKLMTKKGIPVVGSDILILGLTFKENCPDIRNTRVVDIIQELKQYNAHVHIYDPWADVQEVEHEYALKLDETLHEHYYDAIILSVAHQQFKKWTVDDLNRYAKERRVIYDVKHLWDRSWVDGRL; encoded by the coding sequence ATGACGGCGACGAAATTAGAAGATCGGATCACCATTGCAATTATCGGCTTGGGCTATGTCGGCCTTCCTCTGGCGGTTGAATTCGGAAAAAAATTTAAGACAATCGGATTTGATATCAACGCAAAGCGGATCGAAGCGCTCGAGAAGGGATTCGATGCCACCCTGGAAGTTTCGGAAGAGGCTCTTCGCGCAGCCGAAAAACTCGTCTACACAACCGACCGGCAGGGGATCAAAGCGTGCAACTTTTTCATCATAACCGTTCCCACGCCGATCGATGCGCATAAACGTCCCGATCTCACCCCCGTGGTCAAAGCCACTGAGAGTGTCGGGGCGGTTTTGAAAAAGGGGGACATTGTCGTTTATGAATCGACCGTTTATCCCGGGGTGACCGAGGAGATCTGCGTGCCGATTCTGGAGGAGAAGTCGGGTCTGAAATTCAACCACGACTTCTTTGCCGGGTATTCTCCGGAGCGGATCAATCCGGGAGATAAAGAACATACCGTCACCAAAATCCTCAAGGTCGTCTCCGGCTCGACGCCGGAGACCTTGGAGATAGTGGATGCCGTCTACAGATCGATCATTATTGCGGGGACCCATCGTGCGGAATCGATCCGTGTGGCCGAGGCGGCGAAGGTGATCGAAAATACCCAGCGCGATGTGAATATCGCACTCATCAATGAGCTGGCTCTGCTCTTCAGTCGTTTGGGGATCGACACGGAGGCGGTGTTGAGGGCCGCCGGGACGAAATGGAATTTTCTCAAGTTCTCTCCGGGACTGGTCGGCGGGCATTGCATCGGCGTCGATCCGTATTATCTGACGCACAAAGCACAGGAGGTCGGCTATCACCCCGAGGTGATCCTCGCCGGACGGCGGATCAATGACGGTATGGGAAGCCATGTTGCGGAGCAGGTCGTGAAGTTGATGACGAAAAAGGGAATTCCGGTGGTCGGGAGCGACATCCTCATCCTCGGGCTGACGTTCAAAGAGAACTGTCCCGACATCCGGAACACGCGCGTCGTCGATATTATCCAAGAATTAAAACAGTACAATGCCCATGTGCACATCTATGATCCCTGGGCCGATGTTCAGGAAGTGGAGCATGAATACGCCCTCAAACTGGACGAGACCCTGCATGAGCACTACTATGATGCCATCATCTTGTCGGTAGCCCATCAGCAATTCAAAAAGTGGACGGTGGACGACCTGAATCGATATGCCAAGGAGCGGCGGGTCATTTACGATGTGAAACATCTCTGGGATCGGTCCTGGGTCGATGGACGGTTGTAA